A region from the Arachis ipaensis cultivar K30076 chromosome B01, Araip1.1, whole genome shotgun sequence genome encodes:
- the LOC107613598 gene encoding uncharacterized protein LOC107613598 — protein sequence MRQREGPRPFRSLDSWFTHEVFLSFVKEEWRGLKEMQFTDKLKALTVPLGNWHKTKFGDMDKKITMFEEEIKKIDDFVSNGVYDGTMEARRKALVTCCEKWYVRKEVHWKQMSRSRQAKEIDKNTRYFHNIASARQRNNRIDTLLINGRLVKNQARINIAIKEYYKELYCQDKSPMLSFRDGLVSRIEQEESENLEAMPTAEEIREAVWDCESSKAPGCDGYNMNFVKRCWG from the coding sequence ATGAGGCAAAGAGAAGGTCCAAGGCCGTTCCGAAGCCTAGATtcatggtttacacatgaagtCTTTCTTAGTTTCGTGAAGGAGGAATGGAGAGGTCTGAAGGAGATGCAGTTCACTGACAAGTTGAAGGCTTTGACGGTCCCGTTAGGAAATTGGCATAAGACTAAATTTGGGGATATGGACAAGAAGATTACGATGTTTGAGGAAGAAATCAAGAAGATTGATGACTTCGTAAGCAATGGGGTGTATGATGGAACGATGGAGGCCAGAAGGAAGGCGTTGGTTACTTGCTGTGAGAAGTGGTATGTCAGGAAAGAAGtccattggaagcagatgtcccgGTCTCGTCAAGCGAAGGAGATAGACAAAAATACAAGATACTTTCACAACATAGCTTCAGCAAGACAGAGGAACAATAGGATTGATACATTGCTAATCAATGGTAGACTGGTCAAGAACCAAGCTAGAATAAATATTGCTATTAAGGAATACTACAAGGAGTTATATTGCCAGGATAAGTCTCCTATGCTGAGCTTCAGAGATGGTTTGGTAAGTAGGATAGAGCAGGAAGAGTCTGAAAATTTGGAGGCGATGCCGACGGCTGAGGAAATCAGAGAAGCTGTGTGGGATTGTGAGTCTTCGAAGGCACCAGGGTGCGACGGGTACAACATGAATTTTGTCAAGAGGTGTTGGGGGTGA